One stretch of Nesterenkonia halotolerans DNA includes these proteins:
- a CDS encoding phosphotriesterase family protein, producing the protein MPSMVPTLTGEVPGDSLGTTLVHEHLIVSDPQLDRDLPHPEWDETAVMARVEAQLQALAELGVDTIVDLTVPGLGRDVRRVAELARRTSVRILVATGWYTSDVLPHFFRLNGPGRLVEGPDPLIDLFLRDIQEGIAGTDLRAAMLKVCSDSAGITADVAHVFTAAAQAHRETGVPITTHSDPASRGGLEQQRLLGSLGVSLDRVVIGHSGDSTDLDYLRELAEAGSFLGFDRFGMSHTGSDEDRIRMLLELLELGLEGQLLLSHDAAVFSRITPPSWRAEHAPQWSMDHLHRRILPRLRAEGLDAALEHKLLVDNPRRLLTGA; encoded by the coding sequence ATGCCCAGCATGGTTCCCACGCTCACCGGAGAGGTGCCCGGAGATTCACTGGGCACGACTCTGGTGCACGAGCACCTGATCGTCAGCGACCCGCAGCTCGACCGCGACCTCCCCCACCCTGAGTGGGACGAGACCGCGGTCATGGCACGAGTCGAGGCTCAGCTGCAGGCGCTGGCAGAGCTGGGCGTAGACACGATCGTGGACCTCACCGTCCCCGGTCTCGGACGAGACGTGCGGCGGGTCGCCGAACTGGCCCGCCGCACCTCGGTCCGCATCCTGGTGGCCACCGGCTGGTACACCAGCGACGTGCTGCCGCACTTCTTCCGACTCAACGGGCCGGGCCGACTGGTGGAGGGCCCCGATCCGCTGATCGATCTGTTCCTGCGCGACATCCAGGAAGGCATCGCGGGAACCGACCTGCGTGCGGCCATGCTCAAGGTCTGCTCGGACAGCGCCGGGATCACCGCCGACGTCGCACATGTCTTCACCGCCGCCGCCCAGGCCCACCGGGAGACCGGCGTGCCGATCACCACACATTCAGATCCCGCCTCCCGCGGGGGCCTCGAGCAGCAGCGCCTGCTGGGCAGCCTCGGCGTGAGCCTGGATCGGGTGGTCATCGGGCACAGCGGCGACTCCACCGATCTGGACTACCTGCGCGAACTCGCCGAGGCCGGGTCTTTCCTGGGCTTCGACCGTTTCGGGATGAGCCACACGGGATCCGACGAAGATCGCATCCGCATGCTGCTGGAGCTGCTGGAGCTGGGGCTCGAGGGTCAGCTGCTGCTCTCCCACGACGCCGCGGTGTTCAGCCGCATCACCCCACCCTCCTGGCGCGCCGAACATGCGCCGCAGTGGAGCATGGACCACCTGCACCGCCGCATCCTGCCGCGGCTGCGCGCCGAGGGGCTCGACGCCGCCCTCGAGCATAAACTCCTGGTCGACAACCCCCGACGCCTCCTGACAGGGGCATAA
- a CDS encoding ribose-phosphate diphosphokinase has translation MDEIRLSGEKTLVLASGRAHPELAEEIAKELGTELLPMSAYDFANGELYVRSSESVRGKDIFLLQSHPAPLNNWLMEQLIMVDSMKRASAKRITVVSPFYPYARQDKKGRGREPISARLVADLYKAAGADRIMSVDLHTAQIQGFFDGPVDHLFAVPLLAEHIRGRVTEDEVTVVSPDTGRVRVAEQWADRLGGAPLAFVHKTRDVTQPNKAESKQVVGQVEGRTCVLIDDMIDTGGTISGAVKVLKDAGAKDVIIAATHAVLSEPASERLANCGAREIVVTNTLPIPEEKRFETLTVLSIAPILARAIKEVFTDGSVTSLFDGDA, from the coding sequence ATGGACGAAATCAGGCTGAGCGGGGAAAAGACCCTGGTACTGGCATCCGGGCGTGCACACCCGGAGCTGGCAGAGGAGATCGCCAAGGAGCTCGGCACCGAGCTGCTGCCGATGAGTGCCTATGACTTCGCCAACGGGGAGCTCTACGTCCGCTCCTCCGAGTCGGTCCGCGGCAAGGACATCTTCCTGCTGCAGTCCCACCCGGCCCCGCTGAACAACTGGCTCATGGAGCAGCTGATCATGGTGGACTCCATGAAGCGAGCCTCGGCCAAGCGCATCACCGTGGTCTCACCGTTCTACCCCTACGCCCGCCAGGACAAGAAGGGCCGTGGTCGCGAACCGATCTCCGCCCGCCTGGTGGCCGACCTCTACAAGGCCGCCGGCGCCGACCGGATCATGAGCGTGGACCTGCACACCGCGCAGATCCAGGGCTTCTTCGACGGACCCGTGGACCACCTCTTCGCCGTCCCGCTGCTGGCCGAGCACATCCGTGGCCGCGTCACCGAGGACGAGGTCACCGTGGTCTCCCCAGACACCGGACGGGTCCGGGTCGCTGAGCAGTGGGCCGACCGCCTGGGCGGCGCACCGCTGGCCTTCGTGCACAAGACTCGCGACGTCACCCAGCCGAACAAGGCCGAGTCCAAGCAGGTCGTCGGCCAGGTCGAGGGGCGCACCTGTGTGCTCATCGACGACATGATCGACACCGGCGGGACCATCTCCGGGGCCGTGAAGGTCCTCAAGGATGCCGGCGCCAAGGATGTCATCATCGCCGCCACCCACGCGGTGCTCTCCGAGCCTGCCTCGGAGCGGCTCGCCAACTGTGGCGCCCGTGAGATCGTCGTGACGAACACACTGCCGATCCCCGAGGAGAAGCGCTTCGAGACACTCACCGTGCTCTCCATCGCGCCGATCCTCGCCCGGGCGATCAAGGAGGTCTTCACCGACGGTTCGGTGACCTCCCTGTTCGACGGCGACGCCTGA
- a CDS encoding DctP family TRAP transporter solute-binding subunit: MSKRYNTLSKAAVIAALPILGLTACGGGDEEAGGDGGGSGESMELTLAHSYNDDQPQARCGADVIKEEVEAADVGLTIEIFGSSQLGGDADRIASVASGDVDIDIQGASALGAVYEPISVLDAAYAFDDADHLARFMESEEGTQVVEDFAESAGIQTLGAWSAGARHFTSNEPISSPEDLEGMQIRFPGSPQFLMNAEAMGADAVEVAYEELYLSLQQGAVDGQENPITNIESENLNEVQDYLNLSSHQLNTNLVIMSDKWNDLDEEQQEALTSAVESAVTEVTECVATDEEETLTEWRDGGDWEVNDDVDVEAFQEQTLPNLEEALEGDSLATFEAIRSTSE; the protein is encoded by the coding sequence ATGTCCAAGCGATACAACACCCTGAGCAAGGCCGCCGTCATCGCCGCCCTGCCGATCCTCGGTCTCACTGCCTGCGGCGGAGGCGACGAGGAAGCCGGCGGCGACGGCGGAGGCAGCGGCGAGTCGATGGAGCTGACCCTCGCGCACAGCTACAACGATGACCAGCCCCAGGCCCGCTGCGGCGCCGACGTGATCAAGGAAGAGGTCGAGGCCGCCGACGTGGGGCTCACCATCGAGATCTTTGGCTCCAGCCAGCTCGGCGGCGACGCCGACCGCATCGCCTCCGTCGCCTCCGGTGACGTGGACATCGACATCCAGGGCGCCTCCGCGCTGGGTGCCGTCTACGAGCCGATCAGCGTGCTCGATGCCGCCTACGCCTTCGACGACGCCGATCACCTCGCCCGCTTCATGGAGAGCGAAGAGGGAACCCAGGTCGTGGAGGACTTCGCCGAGTCCGCCGGCATCCAGACCCTGGGCGCCTGGTCGGCAGGCGCCCGCCACTTCACCTCCAACGAGCCCATCAGCTCCCCCGAGGACCTGGAAGGCATGCAGATCCGCTTCCCCGGATCCCCGCAGTTCCTGATGAACGCCGAGGCCATGGGTGCCGATGCGGTGGAGGTCGCCTATGAGGAGCTCTACCTGTCGCTGCAGCAGGGCGCAGTGGACGGTCAGGAGAACCCGATCACCAACATCGAGTCCGAGAACCTCAACGAGGTCCAGGACTACCTGAACCTCAGCTCGCACCAGCTCAACACCAACCTGGTGATCATGTCGGACAAGTGGAACGACCTCGACGAGGAGCAGCAGGAGGCGCTGACCAGCGCAGTCGAATCTGCCGTCACCGAGGTGACCGAGTGCGTCGCCACGGACGAGGAAGAGACGCTGACCGAATGGCGCGACGGCGGCGACTGGGAGGTCAATGACGATGTGGACGTGGAGGCGTTCCAGGAGCAGACCCTCCCGAACCTCGAAGAGGCCCTCGAGGGCGACTCCCTGGCCACCTTCGAAGCCATCCGCTCCACGAGCGAGTGA
- a CDS encoding TRAP transporter small permease, with product MTDTRKPLSRRVVDVLTRIELGFAGVMLLVILVLVFTQAAQRYTPFEGLAWTGEISRFGLAWMTFSVAGVLITLRGHIALEVVDTLPAPRLIRVVQVGSLLMVALIALGLSNEAWGLIQTQGALSSPVLRMPMSVVYIPVLTGMISTIIRSLVAAWMIAKHGPILPAADLTPETVEDHS from the coding sequence GTGACCGACACCAGGAAACCCCTGAGCCGCCGAGTGGTGGACGTGCTCACGCGCATCGAGCTCGGCTTCGCCGGGGTCATGCTTCTTGTGATCCTCGTCCTCGTCTTCACCCAGGCCGCTCAGCGCTACACCCCCTTCGAGGGCCTGGCCTGGACCGGCGAGATCTCTCGCTTCGGCCTGGCCTGGATGACCTTCTCCGTGGCCGGCGTGCTGATCACCCTGCGCGGACACATCGCGCTGGAAGTGGTCGACACGCTTCCCGCCCCGCGGCTCATCCGCGTGGTGCAGGTCGGCTCGCTGCTCATGGTCGCTCTGATCGCTCTGGGTCTGAGCAACGAGGCCTGGGGTCTGATCCAGACCCAGGGAGCGTTGAGCTCCCCCGTGCTGCGCATGCCCATGTCCGTGGTCTATATCCCGGTGCTCACCGGGATGATCAGCACCATCATCCGTTCGCTGGTCGCCGCGTGGATGATCGCCAAACACGGCCCGATCCTGCCGGCCGCTGATCTGACGCCCGAAACCGTGGAGGACCACTCGTGA
- a CDS encoding shikimate dehydrogenase, producing MIETLRSTDTGRSILAGLIGHGVGPSLTPTMHELEGSRHGMRYIYRSIEFAGGEGSQEELGGLLQMAQRLGFNGLNITFPAKQSVVPLLDELGPSAAMIGAVNTVVFTDDGATVGHNTDVTGFQACIDDGLGETACGHVVLVGSGGAGSAVAHALVMRGVTSLSLVDVDLEKSATLARSLHTTHGFTAERAQPEHLPQLLQRADGVVNATPFGMAHHPGSPFDTELLQPRHWVADVVYRPVDTVLLRAAEERGCLTVSGLGMAMHQAADAFEIFTGETADRVSMLDDLNALIEAESPHPRATMHR from the coding sequence GTGATCGAGACTCTGAGAAGCACCGACACGGGGCGCAGCATCCTCGCCGGGCTCATCGGCCACGGCGTCGGCCCCTCGCTGACTCCCACGATGCATGAGCTCGAGGGCTCGCGCCACGGGATGCGCTACATCTACCGCAGCATCGAGTTCGCCGGTGGCGAGGGCTCCCAGGAGGAGCTGGGCGGTCTGCTGCAGATGGCCCAGCGGCTGGGCTTCAACGGGCTGAACATCACCTTCCCCGCGAAGCAGTCCGTGGTGCCGCTGCTCGATGAGCTCGGTCCCTCTGCCGCCATGATCGGCGCGGTCAACACCGTGGTCTTCACCGACGACGGCGCCACGGTCGGCCACAACACCGACGTCACTGGATTCCAGGCCTGCATCGACGACGGCCTGGGCGAGACCGCCTGCGGCCACGTGGTGCTGGTGGGATCCGGCGGCGCCGGCTCCGCGGTGGCGCATGCGCTGGTCATGCGCGGAGTCACAAGCCTGAGCCTGGTGGACGTGGATCTCGAGAAGAGCGCCACCCTGGCTCGCAGCCTGCACACCACGCATGGCTTCACCGCTGAGCGGGCTCAACCCGAGCACCTTCCTCAGCTTCTCCAGCGTGCCGACGGCGTGGTCAACGCCACTCCCTTCGGCATGGCCCACCACCCGGGATCACCGTTCGACACCGAGCTGCTGCAGCCGCGGCACTGGGTGGCCGACGTCGTGTACCGACCGGTGGACACCGTGCTGCTCCGCGCAGCCGAAGAACGCGGCTGCCTGACGGTCTCGGGGCTCGGCATGGCCATGCATCAGGCCGCCGACGCCTTCGAGATCTTCACCGGGGAGACCGCAGACCGCGTGTCCATGCTCGATGACCTCAATGCCCTGATCGAAGCCGAATCACCACACCCTCGTGCAACGATGCACCGATGA
- a CDS encoding ABC-F family ATP-binding cassette domain-containing protein, which translates to MAHLLGAEALHLEFPTRTVFDSVTIGVNEGDRVGVVGRNGDGKSSLLGMLTGRLEPDSGKVTRRKGVQFGVLDQSDDLDLDHTVGFSIVGDADDHEWASDPKIRDVIAGLVSDIPWESTIANLSGGQRRRVALAKLLVGEWDIIALDEPTNHLDVQGISWLADHLNRRWPRTSGGLLVVTHDRWFLDEISTTTWEVHDRVVEPFDGGYAAYVLQRVERDRQAAAVEAKRQNLMKKELAWLRRGAPARSTKPKFRIDAANELIADVPPPRNTVELKKMATARLGKDVVDVLDVSLAFGEKQILDDVTWRIGPGERTGILGANGAGKSTLLNLIAGKLTPDAGQVKQGKTVRLATLDQQFSQLADIEGDRVREVLAREKTQVVVDGKEHTPAQLLERLGFSTAHLSARVGELSGGQRRRLQLLMVLLTEPNVMILDEPTNDLDIDMLAAMEDLLDSWPGTLIVVSHDRYLLERVTDQQYAILDGKFRHVPGGVEEYLRLTAGDSGASEGKGGKNGKAGKSAAAAAKAAFPTPSGLSSAEERELRKEVGALERKMQKLTTQIEKKQRQMADHDPTDSEGLGKLSADVERLQGDNAKLEERWVELYEQVS; encoded by the coding sequence GTGGCACATCTTCTGGGGGCCGAAGCCCTACACCTCGAATTTCCTACCCGCACCGTCTTTGATTCCGTGACGATCGGCGTCAATGAAGGCGACCGCGTCGGCGTCGTCGGGCGCAACGGTGACGGCAAATCCTCTCTGCTGGGCATGCTGACCGGGCGCCTGGAGCCCGATTCGGGCAAGGTCACCCGGCGCAAGGGCGTGCAGTTCGGCGTGCTGGATCAGTCCGATGACCTTGATCTTGACCATACTGTCGGGTTCTCCATCGTCGGGGACGCCGATGACCACGAATGGGCCTCGGACCCCAAGATCCGCGACGTCATCGCCGGACTGGTCTCCGACATCCCCTGGGAATCCACGATCGCGAACCTCTCCGGCGGTCAGCGCCGACGCGTGGCGCTGGCGAAGCTGCTGGTCGGCGAGTGGGACATCATCGCCCTCGATGAGCCGACGAACCACCTGGACGTCCAGGGCATCTCCTGGCTCGCGGACCACCTGAACCGCCGGTGGCCGCGCACCTCCGGCGGGCTGCTGGTGGTCACGCACGACCGCTGGTTCCTCGACGAGATCAGCACCACCACCTGGGAGGTCCACGACCGGGTGGTCGAGCCCTTCGACGGCGGCTACGCGGCCTATGTGCTTCAGCGCGTGGAGCGCGACCGTCAGGCAGCCGCCGTGGAGGCCAAGCGCCAGAACCTGATGAAGAAGGAGCTGGCGTGGCTGCGCCGCGGCGCGCCGGCGCGCAGCACCAAGCCGAAGTTCCGCATCGACGCGGCCAATGAGCTGATCGCCGATGTCCCTCCCCCGCGCAACACTGTGGAGCTCAAGAAGATGGCCACCGCCCGGCTGGGCAAGGATGTGGTCGACGTCCTGGACGTCTCCCTCGCCTTCGGGGAGAAGCAGATCCTCGACGACGTCACCTGGCGGATCGGTCCCGGTGAGCGCACCGGCATCCTCGGCGCCAACGGTGCCGGCAAGTCCACGCTGCTGAACCTGATCGCCGGGAAGCTCACGCCCGACGCCGGCCAGGTCAAGCAGGGCAAGACGGTGCGCCTGGCCACCCTGGACCAGCAGTTCTCCCAGCTGGCCGACATCGAGGGTGATCGCGTCCGCGAGGTGCTGGCCCGCGAGAAGACCCAGGTCGTGGTGGACGGCAAGGAGCACACTCCGGCCCAGCTGCTGGAGCGCCTGGGCTTCTCCACTGCGCACCTCTCGGCCCGGGTCGGCGAGCTCTCCGGCGGCCAGCGTCGCCGCCTGCAGCTGCTGATGGTGCTGCTCACCGAGCCCAACGTGATGATCCTCGATGAGCCCACCAACGACCTGGACATCGACATGCTCGCCGCCATGGAGGACCTGCTGGACTCCTGGCCCGGCACGCTGATCGTGGTCTCCCACGACCGGTATCTGCTCGAGCGCGTCACCGATCAGCAGTACGCGATCCTCGACGGGAAGTTCCGCCATGTGCCCGGCGGCGTGGAGGAGTACCTGCGGCTGACCGCCGGAGACTCCGGCGCGTCCGAGGGCAAGGGCGGGAAGAACGGCAAGGCCGGAAAGTCAGCCGCCGCGGCAGCCAAAGCGGCCTTCCCGACTCCCTCGGGGCTCTCCAGCGCCGAGGAGCGCGAGCTGCGCAAGGAGGTCGGCGCGCTGGAGCGCAAGATGCAGAAGCTGACCACGCAGATCGAGAAGAAGCAGCGGCAGATGGCAGATCACGACCCCACGGATTCCGAGGGTCTGGGCAAGCTCAGCGCCGACGTCGAGCGGCTCCAGGGAGACAACGCGAAGCTCGAGGAGCGCTGGGTGGAGCTCTACGAGCAGGTGAGCTGA
- a CDS encoding TRAP transporter large permease yields MTLILLGVAIALLLILRVPVAFAFLGPSLVYMLLDGQSSGTSLRQVTNAVQSFPLLAVPLFVFLGTLANHAGLADRLFRFAMAALARIRGNLGYVTVGASVGFSWMSGSAVADAAALGKVQIPAMLRNGYTRRFATGLSAASSLIAPVMPPSIPAVIYAGLAAASTGALFAASVVPALLMAVGLCVVVWILVRRNPNLTAGRFDRQELISSTKGVLLPAVTPVIILGGILGGLFTPTEAAAVAVFWVLLISLIQRSLSFKGFIAAIRETALTTGAIMLIVASAALLGHIMALERLPQLLTETLLGITESPLVFLLLVALLMLILGTVIDATAILVLVVPILLPISAQYQIDPIVLGVVLIISLMIGLLTPPVGTALFVTASVSDTRVGEVFKGALPFAMPAVIVLLLVIFFPNALMFFPEVLGL; encoded by the coding sequence GTGACACTCATTCTTCTGGGCGTTGCCATCGCCCTTCTGCTCATCCTGCGCGTGCCGGTCGCCTTCGCGTTCCTCGGCCCCTCGCTGGTCTACATGCTCCTGGACGGACAGTCCTCCGGCACCAGCCTGCGCCAGGTGACCAACGCCGTGCAGAGCTTCCCGCTGCTGGCGGTGCCGCTGTTCGTGTTCCTCGGAACCCTCGCGAACCACGCTGGCCTCGCCGATCGGCTCTTCCGCTTCGCGATGGCCGCGCTTGCCCGGATCCGCGGCAACCTCGGCTACGTCACCGTGGGCGCCAGCGTGGGCTTCTCCTGGATGAGCGGCTCGGCCGTCGCCGATGCCGCCGCACTGGGCAAGGTGCAGATCCCGGCCATGCTGCGCAACGGCTACACCCGCCGCTTCGCCACGGGCCTCTCTGCCGCCTCCTCGCTGATCGCCCCGGTCATGCCACCGAGCATCCCCGCGGTCATCTACGCTGGCCTCGCAGCCGCCTCCACCGGTGCACTCTTCGCCGCCTCCGTGGTCCCCGCACTGCTCATGGCGGTCGGACTCTGCGTGGTGGTCTGGATCCTGGTCCGGCGCAACCCGAACCTCACGGCCGGTCGTTTTGACCGCCAGGAGCTGATCAGCTCCACCAAGGGCGTGCTGCTGCCCGCAGTGACACCCGTGATCATCCTGGGCGGCATCCTCGGCGGGCTCTTCACGCCGACCGAAGCGGCCGCCGTCGCCGTCTTCTGGGTCCTGCTGATCTCGCTGATCCAGCGCTCGCTCTCCTTCAAGGGGTTCATCGCCGCCATCCGCGAGACCGCGCTGACCACGGGTGCGATCATGCTGATCGTCGCCTCGGCCGCGCTGCTCGGTCACATCATGGCGCTGGAGCGTCTGCCGCAGCTGCTCACCGAGACGCTGCTCGGCATCACCGAGAGCCCGCTGGTGTTCCTGCTGCTGGTCGCGCTGCTGATGCTCATCCTGGGCACCGTCATCGATGCCACCGCGATCCTGGTGCTCGTCGTGCCGATCCTGCTGCCGATCTCCGCGCAGTACCAGATCGACCCGATCGTGCTCGGCGTGGTGCTGATCATCTCGCTGATGATCGGGCTGCTGACTCCCCCGGTGGGCACGGCGCTGTTCGTGACCGCCTCGGTCTCGGACACCCGCGTGGGTGAGGTCTTCAAGGGCGCCCTGCCCTTCGCGATGCCCGCGGTGATCGTGCTGCTGCTGGTCATCTTCTTCCCCAACGCGCTGATGTTCTTCCCGGAGGTGCTCGGCCTGTGA
- the glmU gene encoding bifunctional UDP-N-acetylglucosamine diphosphorylase/glucosamine-1-phosphate N-acetyltransferase GlmU has product MKSATPKIMHPIGGVSMIGHALAAAKGLDPQHLVAVVRHQREKVAAHITQLQPQAVIADQDEVPGTGRAVQAGLQALDAAGAPASTGTVVVTYGDVPLLTSDMLAELVATHEASANAVTVLSAVLDDAAGYGRILRSDENPQDVLGIVEHKDATEAQRSITEINSGIYAFDAAVLNRALSQVTTENAQGEMYLTDVLSIARAEGGKVSAVVTADRWQVEGANDRVQLQALGAEMNRRTVERAMRAGTTVIDPTTTWIDSTVTLEEDTTILPGTQLHGATHIGRDAVVGPDTTLTDVIVGEAATVTRVHGSGAQIGAGASAGPFTYLRPGTVLGEEGKIGAFYETKNVTIGRGSKLSHLGYAGDATIGEFTNIGCGNITANYDGENKHRTVIGSHVRTSSNTVFVAPVTVGDGAYTGAGAVVRKDVPAGALALSVAPQRNAEGWVQAKRPGSAAADAADASATDDAGQSSTAGESSGQNGHAQQSTTNSE; this is encoded by the coding sequence ATGAAGTCAGCCACACCGAAGATCATGCATCCCATCGGTGGAGTCTCGATGATCGGGCATGCGCTGGCCGCCGCGAAGGGCCTGGATCCGCAGCATCTGGTCGCCGTCGTCCGCCACCAGCGCGAGAAGGTGGCCGCGCACATCACGCAGCTTCAGCCCCAGGCGGTGATCGCCGATCAGGACGAGGTCCCCGGCACCGGACGCGCCGTGCAGGCCGGCCTGCAAGCGCTCGACGCCGCGGGCGCACCGGCGAGCACCGGCACCGTCGTCGTCACCTACGGCGATGTGCCGCTGCTGACCTCGGACATGCTCGCGGAGCTCGTGGCGACCCACGAAGCCAGCGCGAATGCGGTCACCGTGCTCTCCGCAGTGCTCGACGACGCCGCCGGCTACGGTCGGATCCTGCGCAGCGACGAGAACCCGCAGGACGTGCTCGGGATCGTGGAGCACAAGGACGCCACCGAAGCCCAGCGCAGCATCACCGAGATCAACTCCGGGATCTACGCCTTCGACGCCGCCGTGCTCAATCGCGCGCTGAGCCAGGTCACGACCGAGAACGCGCAGGGGGAGATGTACCTGACCGACGTGCTCTCCATCGCCCGAGCCGAGGGCGGCAAGGTCTCCGCCGTGGTCACCGCCGACCGCTGGCAGGTCGAGGGAGCCAACGACCGCGTGCAGCTGCAGGCGCTCGGCGCCGAGATGAACCGGCGCACCGTGGAACGTGCCATGCGCGCCGGCACCACGGTCATCGACCCCACCACCACCTGGATCGACTCCACGGTCACCCTGGAGGAGGACACCACGATCCTCCCCGGCACCCAGCTCCACGGCGCCACCCACATCGGCCGCGACGCGGTGGTCGGGCCCGACACCACGCTGACCGATGTGATCGTCGGTGAAGCGGCCACCGTCACCCGCGTGCACGGCTCGGGCGCACAGATCGGCGCCGGAGCCAGCGCCGGACCGTTCACCTACCTGCGCCCGGGCACGGTCCTGGGCGAAGAGGGCAAGATCGGCGCCTTCTACGAGACCAAGAACGTGACGATCGGCCGCGGCAGCAAGCTCTCCCACCTCGGCTACGCCGGGGACGCGACGATCGGCGAGTTCACCAACATCGGCTGCGGCAACATCACCGCGAACTACGACGGCGAGAACAAGCACCGCACCGTCATCGGCTCGCATGTGCGCACCAGCTCCAACACCGTCTTCGTCGCCCCGGTGACCGTGGGCGACGGCGCCTACACCGGTGCCGGGGCAGTGGTGCGCAAGGACGTGCCGGCGGGGGCGCTTGCGCTCTCGGTGGCTCCGCAGCGCAACGCCGAGGGCTGGGTGCAGGCCAAGCGGCCCGGCTCCGCAGCCGCCGACGCTGCGGATGCCTCTGCAACCGACGACGCCGGCCAGTCCAGCACCGCCGGCGAGTCCAGCGGACAGAACGGTCACGCCCAGCAGAGCACCACAAACTCCGAGTAA
- a CDS encoding TetR/AcrR family transcriptional regulator — MTETPPRQRDAVRTRAEVLAVATEVFADDGYSGARIDEIARRTRTTKRMIYYYFGGKEQLYMAVLDNAYRGIRKAEQTLQVDEMNPIDALRELAELTYEHHLRNSAFIRLVSIENIHRGKYIRKLESLSDLGQPAVTILDGIIAQGKKQGAFREEVNALDLHLLISSYCVFQIANRYTFSYLFDPDFTTQPRQDRMRGFIGDVVVAWATAPTPPTR; from the coding sequence GTGACTGAGACGCCGCCCCGACAGCGCGACGCCGTACGCACCCGAGCCGAGGTGCTCGCAGTGGCCACAGAGGTCTTCGCCGACGACGGCTACTCCGGTGCGCGCATCGATGAGATCGCGCGCCGCACCCGGACCACCAAGCGGATGATCTACTACTACTTCGGTGGCAAGGAACAGCTGTACATGGCGGTGCTGGACAACGCCTATCGCGGGATCCGCAAGGCCGAGCAGACGCTCCAGGTCGATGAGATGAACCCGATCGACGCGCTGCGCGAGCTGGCCGAGCTGACCTATGAGCACCACCTGCGCAATTCGGCGTTCATCCGGCTGGTCTCCATCGAGAACATCCACCGCGGCAAGTACATCCGCAAGCTGGAGTCACTCAGCGATCTGGGCCAGCCGGCGGTGACGATCCTCGACGGGATCATCGCCCAGGGCAAGAAGCAGGGGGCCTTCCGCGAGGAGGTCAACGCGCTCGACCTGCACCTCTTGATCAGCTCCTACTGCGTCTTCCAGATCGCCAACCGGTACACCTTCAGCTACCTGTTCGACCCGGACTTCACCACGCAGCCCCGCCAGGACCGGATGCGGGGCTTCATCGGCGACGTCGTCGTCGCCTGGGCCACAGCACCCACGCCACCCACGCGTTGA